A genomic segment from Luteibacter aegosomatis encodes:
- a CDS encoding transposase family protein, which yields MADGARASTGDGIDIQRIAFALRVTKRAAELKAAREAWPFSEVAVRGGRKRLYQIDVLPDDVQRAVRHANAVTAAQAATTSVHFRAGESLGRRHTLTAAIDQTSRHRAMEAGLAAAAGKTGHGADRMNAKLDLLVQLDSFAANHGMGITAAIEAFCGAYASGEVGSETARRVIGPEVSGASLRRWRKALQTKGAVALAGAYGNREGSGLINGNPQLYEFAVGMISTTPHLGGKHLHRAIEARFAHMGDSLPTLRSVQRWLTHWKAENHQVFTALTNPDAWKNKYMLAMGNASEDVSRLNERWEFDSTPGDIELIDGRHNLVGIIDVWSRRATLRVTKTSSADAVCQTLRSALMQWGVPERAKLDNGQDYVSHRMQRVFASLGVDVKLSAPFSPWEKPHIERFFHTFSHDLLEMLPGFSGHNVAEAQALRAGKSFAERLFKKNSTVQLRMTAAELQAFCDKWLADVYMQEAREGLAGMSVFERVASSKTEVRRIRDVRALDVLMAEAPGGTGARTVAKKGLRIEGMYYGAPELGALVGEKVHVLYDEADQGRVVVYHDEAFVCIAECPELLGISRREVAIEAKARQAKLINEKRNELRAIGRKAKTRDIAMEILDAKAAQASMLTMLPQHGVIHMTPALDAAALAAAALDAADLPHDRRPIAQADIDLVHRMNRDEQQQNETEEDRFRRAIRLLAEPDIDQVNARWLKSYQNTSEFGGRWTVFEDFGGAPFGLGTDYDHLCLKTKSQGDY from the coding sequence ATGGCAGACGGTGCCCGCGCGTCCACAGGGGACGGCATCGACATTCAGCGGATTGCCTTCGCCCTACGGGTTACAAAGCGCGCCGCAGAGCTTAAAGCGGCTCGCGAGGCATGGCCGTTCTCGGAAGTCGCTGTCCGGGGAGGCCGGAAGCGCCTATACCAGATCGACGTGCTTCCCGACGACGTTCAGCGTGCCGTTCGACACGCGAATGCAGTCACCGCCGCGCAAGCTGCGACTACAAGCGTGCATTTCCGAGCTGGCGAAAGCCTAGGGCGCCGTCACACCCTGACGGCTGCTATCGACCAGACATCGCGTCATCGCGCTATGGAAGCGGGTCTTGCCGCAGCCGCGGGTAAAACTGGACATGGCGCCGACCGCATGAACGCAAAGCTAGATCTCCTGGTGCAGCTTGATAGCTTTGCCGCCAACCATGGCATGGGAATTACCGCTGCCATCGAGGCCTTCTGTGGAGCATATGCGTCCGGTGAAGTTGGCTCCGAAACGGCCCGCCGTGTCATCGGACCCGAAGTCTCCGGCGCCTCATTGCGCCGTTGGAGAAAGGCCCTGCAAACAAAAGGAGCTGTTGCGCTGGCCGGCGCTTACGGAAATCGCGAAGGCTCCGGCCTGATCAATGGAAATCCCCAGCTATACGAATTCGCGGTGGGCATGATTTCGACCACGCCGCACCTGGGCGGAAAGCACCTTCATCGCGCCATCGAAGCCCGCTTTGCACACATGGGCGACTCGCTTCCCACGCTTCGTAGCGTGCAACGATGGCTCACGCACTGGAAGGCGGAAAACCACCAGGTATTCACCGCGCTCACCAACCCGGATGCATGGAAGAACAAGTACATGCTAGCCATGGGCAACGCCAGCGAAGATGTATCCCGCCTCAATGAGCGTTGGGAGTTCGATAGCACCCCGGGCGACATCGAACTGATCGACGGGCGCCACAACCTGGTCGGCATTATCGATGTGTGGTCGCGTCGCGCAACCTTGCGCGTCACCAAGACCAGTAGCGCGGATGCGGTCTGCCAGACATTGCGCAGCGCGCTCATGCAGTGGGGAGTACCCGAGCGGGCGAAGCTAGACAACGGGCAAGACTACGTCAGCCATAGGATGCAGCGCGTTTTTGCCAGCCTCGGCGTCGACGTAAAGCTCAGTGCACCGTTCTCGCCATGGGAAAAGCCCCACATCGAGCGGTTCTTTCATACTTTCTCGCACGATCTACTGGAAATGCTTCCGGGGTTTAGCGGGCACAACGTGGCAGAGGCACAGGCGCTTCGCGCTGGGAAGAGCTTTGCGGAACGCCTGTTCAAGAAGAACAGCACCGTGCAGCTGCGAATGACGGCGGCCGAGCTCCAGGCCTTCTGCGACAAGTGGCTGGCCGACGTCTACATGCAGGAAGCCCGTGAAGGGCTGGCGGGCATGAGCGTCTTCGAGCGCGTAGCCAGTTCGAAGACCGAGGTGCGCCGTATCCGGGATGTCCGCGCCCTGGACGTGCTGATGGCCGAGGCACCAGGCGGCACCGGTGCACGTACCGTCGCCAAGAAGGGCCTGCGTATCGAGGGCATGTATTACGGCGCTCCCGAACTCGGCGCATTGGTAGGGGAAAAAGTCCATGTGCTTTATGACGAGGCCGACCAGGGTCGCGTGGTGGTCTATCACGACGAAGCCTTTGTTTGCATCGCCGAGTGCCCGGAGCTTCTAGGTATTTCGCGCCGTGAAGTAGCCATCGAAGCCAAGGCGCGCCAGGCCAAGCTCATCAACGAAAAGCGAAACGAGCTGCGAGCCATCGGTCGCAAGGCCAAGACGCGTGATATTGCGATGGAGATTCTCGACGCCAAGGCCGCGCAGGCCTCGATGCTGACCATGCTGCCGCAGCATGGGGTAATTCATATGACACCAGCGCTCGACGCTGCCGCTCTCGCTGCCGCCGCGCTCGATGCCGCCGACCTTCCGCATGACCGACGCCCGATTGCACAGGCAGATATCGACCTGGTGCACCGCATGAACCGCGACGAGCAGCAGCAGAACGAAACGGAAGAAGATCGCTTCCGCCGCGCTATTCGGCTTCTCGCTGAACCCGATATCGACCAGGTGAACGCGCGCTGGCT
- a CDS encoding helix-turn-helix domain-containing protein: MAEKLGVSLRTYGHYERNERVPDISMLAVLMGEGWNGNWLIAGQGPERTDIAVEQAPGGASQPLRSDELKLSIQLAEEALDGGKLEPADYAELVSLIYDALVNGLPSAQIIAFARPAARGLSHRGNDGKAVGGKG, translated from the coding sequence ATGGCTGAAAAGCTCGGGGTTTCGCTGCGGACGTACGGCCACTACGAGCGGAACGAGCGAGTACCCGACATCAGCATGCTTGCCGTGCTGATGGGCGAGGGTTGGAACGGCAACTGGCTAATCGCCGGGCAGGGCCCCGAACGGACGGACATCGCGGTCGAGCAGGCTCCAGGCGGCGCGTCTCAACCATTGCGATCCGACGAACTTAAGCTGTCCATCCAGCTGGCAGAGGAAGCCCTGGATGGCGGCAAGCTCGAGCCAGCAGACTACGCGGAGCTCGTTTCCCTCATCTATGACGCCTTGGTCAACGGTCTGCCGAGCGCACAGATCATTGCGTTCGCGCGGCCCGCCGCTCGCGGGCTCAGCCATAGGGGGAACGATGGAAAAGCAGTGGGTGGAAAGGGTTAG
- a CDS encoding helix-turn-helix domain-containing protein has translation MTTNAAVKKPAPKEDWHTADIIAAVHKAGWSLQQLAFENGYQARTALTGALRRRYPRAEKIIADVLDKKPGEIWPTRYCADLTTPNSQAGAAPRRPGNQPPQGKATTGPQAGHSQSGKE, from the coding sequence ATGACTACAAACGCGGCCGTAAAAAAACCAGCCCCGAAAGAGGACTGGCACACCGCAGATATCATCGCCGCCGTCCACAAGGCTGGCTGGTCTTTGCAGCAGCTCGCCTTCGAAAACGGCTATCAGGCCCGCACTGCGCTAACCGGCGCGCTTCGTCGGCGCTATCCCCGTGCCGAAAAAATCATCGCTGACGTCCTCGACAAGAAACCCGGCGAGATCTGGCCGACGCGGTACTGCGCCGACCTGACCACACCCAACAGCCAGGCCGGTGCCGCACCTCGTAGGCCGGGCAATCAGCCGCCGCAAGGGAAGGCTACCACTGGGCCGCAGGCCGGTCACTCGCAATCCGGGAAGGAATAA